From the Mycoplasmatota bacterium genome, one window contains:
- a CDS encoding peptidylprolyl isomerase, translating into MNNPIVTIEMESQETIKIELYPDIAPNTVNNFISLIQKEFYNGLIFHRVIEGFMIQGGCPLKNGTGGPGYQIKGEFKSNGVNNELKHTPGVISMARAYHPDSAGSQFFIMHKNSPHLDGQYAAFGKVIEGMDVVEKIATTKTDGSDRPLTQQVMKQVSVDTFGVDYQEPATL; encoded by the coding sequence ATGAATAACCCAATTGTGACAATTGAAATGGAGTCTCAAGAAACAATCAAAATAGAGTTATATCCTGATATAGCGCCTAACACAGTCAATAATTTTATTAGTTTAATTCAAAAAGAGTTTTATAATGGTCTTATTTTCCATCGTGTTATTGAAGGTTTTATGATTCAAGGTGGATGTCCACTTAAAAATGGAACAGGAGGACCTGGGTATCAGATTAAAGGTGAATTTAAATCTAATGGAGTTAATAATGAGTTAAAACATACACCTGGTGTAATATCTATGGCAAGAGCATATCATCCTGATTCTGCAGGAAGTCAGTTTTTTATTATGCATAAAAATTCTCCTCATTTAGATGGTCAATATGCTGCATTTGGAAAAGTTATTGAAGGTATGGATGTTGTTGAGAAAATCGCAACAACAAAAACAGATGGAAGTGATCGTCCATTAACTCAACAAGTCATGAAACAAGTAAGCGTTGATACCTTTGGAGTAGACTACCAAGAACCGGCTACTTTATAG